From the genome of Bombus pascuorum chromosome 2, iyBomPasc1.1, whole genome shotgun sequence, one region includes:
- the LOC132916589 gene encoding endothelial differentiation-related factor 1 homolog, with amino-acid sequence MSDWNTAPITLRKRPPKASVLKSEQAVNAARRQGFVIETQAKWGGGTNKQHVATKNTAKLDRETEELKHDKIPLDLGKLIQQGRQSKGLSQKDLATKVNEKAQVINDYEAGRGIPNQMVIGKIEKVLGIKLRGKDRGKPLSLPGNKK; translated from the exons ATGTCAGACTGGAATACCGCTCCTATTACATTACGAAAACGTCCACCAAAAGCTTCAGTACTTAAATCAGAACAG GCAGTAAATGCTGCACGTCGTCAAGGATTTGTGATTGAAACACAAGCAAAAT ggGGTGGAGGAACAAATAAACAACATGTAGCTACTAAAAACACAGCTAAGTTGGACAGAGAAACAGAAGAATTAAAACATGACAAAATTCCACTTGATCTTGGTAAATTAATTCAACAGGGAAGACAAAGTAAAGGATTATCTCAGAAAGACCTTGCGAca AAAGTAAATGAAAAGGCACAGGTCATCAATGATTATGAAGCAGGTCGTGGAATTCCAAATCAAATGGTGATCGGCAAAATAGAGAAAGTGTTGGGAATCAAATTGCGTGGTAAAGATCGTGGTAAACCATTATCACTTCCTGGGAATAAAAAGTGA
- the LOC132916587 gene encoding proteasome subunit beta type-1 gives MALLSENSGRSLPDYETQAAKMRSFSPYADNGGSVIALAGDDFCVIAADTRLSTGFSIYTREQQKLFPLSSKTILGCSGCWCDTLTLTRLLSARMQMYEHEHQKEMPTLAVAQMLSTMLYYKRFFPYYVSNILGGLDEDGKGCVYSYDPIGHCEVTKYRAGGSAGALLQPLLDNQIGYKNQEGVEPVPLTQEKAVAIIKDVFISAAERDIYTGDSISIKIITKDGIQDSTFELRKD, from the exons atggcTCTTTTAAGTGAAAATTCGGGAAGATCGTTACCTGATTACGAGACACAAGCAGCAAAAATGAGAAGTTTCAGTCCGTACGCTGATAACGGAGG gaGTGTCATAGCCCTTGCAGGAGATGATTTCTGTGTAATAGCAGCAGATACACGTCTCAGTACAGGATTTTCCATTTATACACGTGAACAACAAAAACTCTTCCCTTTGtcatctaaaactattttggGTTGTTCAGGCTGCTGGTGCGATACGCTCACTTTAACTAGACTTTTGTCTGCAAGAATGCAG ATGTATGAACATGAACACCAAAAAGAAATGCCAACATTAGCAGTTGCACAGATGCTATCAacaatgttatattataaacgtTTCTTTCCTTATTATGTGAGCAACATTCTTGGTGGATTAGATGAGGATGGTAAAGGTTGTGTATACAGTTATGATCCCATAGGACATTGTGAAGTAACAAAATATAGAGCAGGTGGTTCTGCTGGTGCTCTTCTGCAGCCTCTTCTGGACAATCAG atTGGATATAAAAATCAAGAAGGTGTTGAACCTGTCCCTTTAACTCAAGAAAAAGCTGTTGCAATTATAAAAGATGTTTTCATATCAGCTGCAGAAAGAGATATTTACACTGGTGATTCTATAAGtatcaaaattataacaaaagaTGGCATACAGGATTCTACCTTTGAATTGAGAAAAGATTAa